In Larimichthys crocea isolate SSNF unplaced genomic scaffold, L_crocea_2.0 scaffold533, whole genome shotgun sequence, a single window of DNA contains:
- the LOC113745221 gene encoding uncharacterized protein LOC113745221 has product MNSSGIYRKVREVIDVDSRYYLVGGDYPRCSKCSQPVCPWSQDMLSQLDVAHRSLFPAVLTTQLALDRKCITFLKPVMATFIPSAAVYSPPPPFRPLPLAQWFETVHSNDILSHLDEMKGAITSTYGRILKMDSTKKITKKLAGMIGESAAWMTNIGNEFGQVLNSVLTTGEGAGLEELCQGIVTRYRNAGQPEPEVIYVDRDCCSQSGVSSVVKLFHPWRSAVRLDSFHFMRRFNCGLTTEHHPLYGIFCAKLSSCVFEWDQGDVQRLKEAKRVEWKISHSGQAPTEEQLMAAISPGELKRHCRRRTREVEEMRSMISGQLESVWELTDTTGLRLVNHNSMRHIWEVQQKHLECLQDPPGVARYTKVGTLQKGGKELDILRCGRGSSSLESFHRHQCAFVPGWRCNAVHMQMYMLEGVSRWNMGRAKEAVDVEGASTLRTFDVQLMSHLNNMSQRVHGCALVPEFTPPGKPTGERIAVEYLLAQTNRGDLLAPKQMPEIPTQVLEEDEDEPDATVCMPGDLGAVEPDAALCQSAELGAGGSAVEDQVSLEGDTEPGPLVAETSQSDSRGVVGWEAVDVLAAYLVDLNCTITALSVKEEADIVRLYAALHAMDKAPSRYSQKGQEERTCVRRTVACTQEAKWLCSRTAGSREAIHDSRPSSPGP; this is encoded by the exons ATGAACAGCTCCGGGATCTACAGAAAGGTCAGGGAGGTCATTGATGTGGATAGCCGCTACTACCTAGTGGGAGGGGACTATCCACGTTGCAGCAAGTGCTCTCAGCCAGTCTGCCCATGGAGCCAGGATATGCTCTCCCAGCTGGATGTGGCACACAGGAGCCTGTTCCCTGCTGTCCTCACAACACAGCTGGCTCTGGACAGGAAGTGTATCACTTTCCTGAAGCCAGTG ATGGCTACCTTCATTCCCTCTGCAGCTGTTTATAGTCCTCCACCACCCTTCAGGCCCCTTCCACTTGCCCAGTGGTTTGAGACAGTCCACTCTAACGACATCCTCAGCCATCTGGATGAGATGAAGGGAGCGATCACCTCTACCTATGGTAGAATTCTGAAAATGGATTCAACAAAGAAG atcaCCAAGAAGCTGGCTGGCATGATCGGGGAAAGTGCTGCATGGATGACAAACATCGGCAATGAGTTTGGCCAGGTTCTGAACTCTGTTCTGACGACCGGTGAAGGTGCAGGGTTGGAAGAGTTGTGCCAAGGCATCGTCACTCGCTACAGAAATGCGGGCCAACCTGAACCTGAAGTCATCTATGTTGACCGGGATTGCTGCAGTCAGTCAG GTGTGTCTTCAGTGGTGAAACTTTTTCACCCGTGGAGGTCTGCAGTGCGCTTGGacagttttcatttcatgagGCGCTTTAACTGCGGCCTCACTACGGAACACCACCCTCTCTATGGAATCTTTTGCGCCAAGCTTTCCTCTTGTGTCTTTGAATGGGACCAAGGAGATGTGCAACGCCTGAAGGAGGCCAAGAGAGTGGAATGGAAGATCAGCCACAGCGGACAAGCTCCCACTGAAGAACAGCTTATGGCCGCCATCAGCCCGGGAGAACTGAAGAGGcactgcaggaggaggacgCGTGAAGTGGAGGAAATGCGGAGCATGATTTCAGGGCAGTTGGAATCAGTGTGGGAGCTGACGGACACCACGGGGCTGCGTCTGGTCAACCATAACAGCATGCGCCACATTTGGGAGGTGCAGCAGAAGCACCTGGAGTGCCTCCAAGACCCTCCAGGTGTTGCACGCTATACAAAGGTGGGGACTCTCCAGAAGGGCGGCAAAGAGCTGGACATCCTGAGGTGTGGTAGGGGGTCCTCCTCTCTGGAGAGTTTTCATCGACACCAGTGTGCTTTCGTTCCAG GCTGGCGCTGCAATGCAGTACATATGCAAATGTACATGCTGGAGGGAGTGTCGAGGTGGAACATGGGCCGGGCTAAGGAGGCAGTAGATGTTGAAGGGGCATCAACCCTCAGAACATTCGATGTCCAGTTAATGTCTCATCTCAACAACATGAGCCAGCGGGTCCATGGTTGTGCTCTGGTTCCAGAGTTCACCCCACCTGGAAAACCTACTG GGGAGCGCATTGCTGTGGAGTATCTATTGGCCCAGACCAACAGAGGTGACCTGCTTGCTCCAAAGCAGATGCCTGAAATCCCCACGCAGGTGCTtgaggaggacgaggatgaGCCAGATGCCACAGTGTGCATGCCAGGTGATCTTGGGGCTGTTGAGCCTGATGCTGCTCTCTGCCAATCAGCTGAGCTTGGGGCCGGTGGAAGTGCTGTGGAAGACCAGGTGTCATTGGAAGGTGACACTGAACCGGGGCCCCTCGTCGCAGAG ACCAGCCAAAGTGACTCAAGAGGCGTTGTGGGATGGGAGGCAGTTGATGTCCTAGCAGCATACCTGGTCGACTTAAACTGCACAATCACTGCCTTGTCAGTCAAGGAGGAGGCAGACATCGTTCGCCTGTATGCAGCTCTCCATGCCATGGACAAAGCACCTTCAAG GTACTCCCAGAAAGGCCAAGAAGAAAGGACGTGCGTCAGGAGGACCGTGGCGTGCACCCAGGAAGCCAAGTGGCTCTGCTCCCGgacagcaggcagcagagag GCTATACATGACTCACGGCCAAGCAGCCCAGGACCCTGA
- the LOC113745219 gene encoding leucine-rich repeat extensin-like protein 5, translated as MPIPQSIVSVYSHIRQLLEDSRAVLDQTSLVLVPVNNTTVSSWLLRRDKRKDRDMLLQGTVLPRQLHLAKESLPAANALPAAPVQHGHEVMTFEEPENHEGEAFSPPAGSGGEQACVLSTIFTSPVPSTVLASSSTVLASSSTVRFGPAPPAPPQYGPAPPAPPQFGPAPPQFGPAPPAPPQFGPALPFQQAPYQQACLPPQPRQRAWRLKKSAQEDEEQVAQGVPPRKRLANEHYHYTCKECGQDKNKRTGHTQLKGRWYCPASGLTLDQWKNSL; from the exons atgCCCATCCCTCAGTCCATTGTTAGTGTGTATAGCCACATCAGACAGCTGCTGGAGGACAGCAGGGCTGTCCTGGACCAGACCAGCTTGGTTTTGGTGCCCGTAAACAACACAACTGTCTCTTCATG GCTGCTTAGGAGGGACAAGAGGAAGGACAGGGACATGCTGCTGCAAGGCACTGTACTCCCCAGACAGCTGCACCTGGCCAAGGAATCTCTCCCTGCAGCAAACGCACTTCCTGCCGCCCCTGTGCAGCATGGACATGAAGTTATGACCTTTGAGGAGCCTGAGAACCATGAGGGGGAAGCTTTTTCCCCGCCAGCGGGCTCTGGCGGCGAACAGGCCTGTGTCCTATCCACCATTTTTACCTCCCCAGTTCCCTCCACAGTTCTGGccagctcctccacagttctggccagctcctccacagttcgg ttcggGCCAgcgcctcctgctcctccacagtaTGGGCCAgcgcctccagctcctccacagttcgggccagctcctccacagttcGGGCCAgcgcctcctgctcctccacagttcggGCCAGCTCTTCCTTTCCAGCAAGCTCCTTACCAGCAAGCCTGCCTTCCACCTCAGCCAAGGCAACGTGCCTGGAGACTGAAAAAATCTGCCCAGGAAGATGAGGAGCAAGTAGCTCAGGGCGTACCACCACGGAAAAGGCTGGCAAATGAGCATTATCACTACACATGCAAAGAGTGTGGccaggacaaaaataaaaggacTGGACACACCCAGTTGAAGGGGCGGTGGTACTGTCCAGCCTCAGGACTGACCCTGGATCAGTGGAAGAACAGTTTataa